A segment of the Malassezia restricta chromosome V, complete sequence genome:
GTGGCTACAATATAGCACTTGTGGCTCTTGATGCGCTCAATAATGCAATCATCGGCGTACGTGCCCTTATGTGTgcactcgaggcgctcaaagcgtggatcgcgagcgacacgcagcgcgatgcggTATTTTGGACCGAGCTTTTCGAGTTCGGAAAGAACACATGTCGTGATGCAGGGGATGGTTTTGGCGTAGAGGCAGTCCATCATCCCCTGAACGAGCTCGATTTTATTCTGGAGGCTGAAGTTAATAAAGTTGGTATCCACCAGAACGCGGTAGGGCGGTCCCAAGGCGGCATTGTGCTGAAAGAACATGGATGACGGAGCGAGTTCCTTGTGTCGCTTTTTGCTCTCTTCCTTGCTTGCTTGAGCCACAGCCTGCTCTTTCTGATTGTGTTTTCTATGTGTGAGTGCATGAGA
Coding sequences within it:
- a CDS encoding U3 small nucleolar RNA-associated protein 24 translates to MGKKKQVRKFGEVKRLLNPKDTRLKHNQKEQAVAQASKEESKKRHKELAPSSMFFQHNAALGPPYRVLVDTNFINFSLQNKIELVQGMMDCLYAKTIPCITTCVLSELEKLGPKYRIALRVARDPRFERLECTHKGTYADDCIIERIKSHKCYIVATCDRELRRRVRQVPGIPLMYIARHRYRIERLPDQGAPT